One stretch of Ipomoea triloba cultivar NCNSP0323 chromosome 8, ASM357664v1 DNA includes these proteins:
- the LOC116027791 gene encoding casein kinase II subunit beta-3-like isoform X2, producing MYREKRGGGGSKAVAAAAEIGHVVGDRKRLNEALDKHLDRSSPSTSTNATRGLAVKDPRLSTYNSKDSRSSAPDNNNKGSDVEFETDSEESDISGSDADDTPWITWYCNLRGNEFFCEVDDDYIQDDFNLCGLSSLVPYYDYALDLILDVESSHEEQNELVESAAEMLYGLIHNRYILTTKGLAAMLEKYKNAEFGRCPRVFCCGQPCLPVGQSDIPRQSTVKIFCPRCEEIYTPRSRYQESIDGAYFGTTFPHLFLLTYKHLKPQKSTQSYIPRVFGFKVHKP from the exons ATGTATAGAGAGAAACGAGGAGGTGGGGGATCGAAAGCggttgcggcggcggcggagataGGCCACGTCGTCGGCGATAGGAAGAGACTGAACGAAGCTTTGGACAAGCACTTGGACCGCTCCTCGCCTTCCACCTCTACAAACGCTACCAGAGGGCTCGCTGTTAAGGATCCTCGTTTGTCCACGTACAATTCCAAGGACTCGCGATCTTCGGCACCGGATAATAACAACAAAGGCTCCGATG TGGAATTTGAAACCGACAGTGAGGAGTCAGATATTAGTGGATCTGATGCTGATGACACACCATGGATAACGTGGTATTGTAATCTACGTGGGAATGAGTTCTTCTGTGAAGTTGATGATGACTACATCCAAGATGACTTTAACCTCTGTGGTCTTAGCAGCCTAGTCCCATATTATGATTATGCACTTGATTTGATTTTGGACGTTGAATCTTCTCATG AAGAACAGAATGAACTAGTTGAATCGGCAGCTGAGATGCTTTATGGCCTAATACATAACCGCTACATATTGACAACCAAAGGACTTGCTGCAATG CTAGAGAAGTACAAAAATGCTGAATTTGGTAGATGCCCAAGAGTTTTCTGCTGtggtcaaccatgcctccctgTTGGTCAGTCAGACATACCTCGACAGAGCACAGTGAAAATTTTTTGCCCTAGGTGTGAAGAAATATACACTCCTAGATCCAGATATCAAGAGA GCATCGATGGAGCCTATTTTGGGACGACATTTCCACACCTTTTCCTGTTGACTTACAAACACCTCAAGCCACAGAAGTCTACACAGAGCTACATCCCTCGGGTATTTGGTTTCAAAGTCCACAAGCCATGA
- the LOC116027874 gene encoding decapping nuclease DXO homolog, chloroplastic: MNTNFAAELFGEEDDEENYSNENDEQQNQPQQRQSSASQSSATSSSAASSSASSGASSSPSSSNRSSSASGSGSDSGGEEEDNGEVRSSLNSNVNSHSKYGNEDDDSDKDLFGSDNEEYVKTPATSTYPVPVLPPVRNTNNHTRGGFGRGRWQNGRGNGILPSPNYPPRQNYGYGRGNAPRDERFVSELKFAKSEETLARKSTAIQEPCELACYSRVEDGDVYFDDRSLRLFKRLITEDIGSDLNEGFDTFTEKRDLGSQGFGDLLACIRNKNIPLDRMHFVTYRNNLNKIMATAYIRNEPWEMGVHKRKGVVYLDVHKLPERPKSELDRRRCYWGYCFESLATEDPGRSDGDRIHDIDANVEYCAVIKTKIGAHRILMGAEMDCCDSRDDGRRFYVELKTSRELLDHRTEEKFEREKLLKFWIQSFLAGVPYIVVGFRDDNGRLVRTERLRTNEITQRVKMKSYWQGGVCLAFADEVLCWLYGTVKENEDYILQFTPHSNRLELLRGPSCPDAITHHVQQLESF, translated from the exons ATGAATACCAACTTTGCCGCAGAGCTATTCGGCGAAGAAGACGACGAAGAAAACTACTCAAACGAAAACGACGAGCAACAGAACCAGCCACAGCAACGCCAATCCTCCGCTTCGCAATCCTCGGCTACATCGTCGTCCGCCGCCTCTTCCTCCGCCTCTTCCGGCGCCTCTTCCTCGCCGTCCTCCTCCAACAGAAGCAGCAGCGCTAGCGGGAGCGGGAGCGACAGCGGCGGAGAAGAGGAGGATAATGGCGAAGTGAGGTCTTCTCTTAATAGTAACGTTAATAGTCACTCCAAGTATGGGAATGAGGATGATGATTCCGATAAGGATCTGTTTGGCTCGGATAATGAGGAGTATGTAAAAACCCCTGCTACTAGTACCTATCCGGTTCCCG TTTTGCCCCCTGTACGAAATACAAACAACCACACAAGAGGAGGCTTTGGGCGTGGACGTTGGCAAAATGGTAGAGGAAATGGCATCCTTCCTTCACCCAATTATCCACCAAGGCAGAATTATGGGTATGGTAGAGGAAATGCCCCTCGTGATGAGCGTTTTGTTTCTGAACTGAAGTTTGCAAAGAGTGAAGAAACATTAGCAAGAAAATCCACAGCAATCCAAGAG CCTTGTGAACTTGCTTGCTATAGTCGTGTAGAAGATGGAGATGTCTACTTTGATGATCGCAGCTTG AGGCTATTTAAACGTCTTATTACTGAAGATATTGGATCTGACCTAAATGAAGGCTTTGATACTTTCACTGAGAAGAGAG ATTTGGGCTCTCAGGGCTTCGGTGACCTTCTGGCCTGCATTAGGAATAAGAATATCCCACTTGATAGGATGCACTTTGTG ACATATCGCAATAACCTTAATAAG ATAATGGCTACTGCTTATATAAGGAATGAGCCTTGGGAAATGGGAGTTCACAAAAGGAAAGGTGTTGTCTATCTGGATGTGCATAAATTACCAGAGAGGCCAAAAAGTGAGCTAGATAGAAGAAG GTGTTACTGGGGCTATTGTTTTGAGAGCCTTGCAACTGAAGATCCTGGTAGATCTGATGGAGATAGGATTCATGACATTGATGCCAATGTTGAATATTGTGCTGTAATTAAAACCAAAATAGGAGCTCACCGCATTTTGATGGGGGCTGAAATGGATTGTTGTGATTCAAGGGATGACGGAAGAAGATTCTATGTTGAACTAAAAACAAGTCGCGAG TTGTTGGATCATCGTACTGAGGAAAAATTTGAGAGGGAGAAATTACTCAAGTTTTGG ATCCAGTCATTCCTTGCTGGAGTACCTTACATTGTTGTTGGTTTTAG GGATGATAATGGTCGACTTGTCCGCACTGAGAGATTGAGAACTAATGAGATCACACAAAGGGTAAAAATGAAAAGTTACTGGCAG GGCGGAGTATGTCTTGCATTTGCAGACGAGGTTCTATGCTGGCTTTACGGGACAGTAAAGGAAA ATGAAGACTACATCTTGCAGTTCACTCCACATTCGAACCGTCTGGAGCTTCTACGCGGTCCATCCTGCCCGGACGCAATTACTCACCATGTTCAACAACTAGAGAGTTTTTGA
- the LOC116027791 gene encoding casein kinase II subunit beta-3-like isoform X1, with amino-acid sequence MYREKRGGGGSKAVAAAAEIGHVVGDRKRLNEALDKHLDRSSPSTSTNATRGLAVKDPRLSTYNSKDSRSSAPDNNNKGSDVEFETDSEESDISGSDADDTPWITWYCNLRGNEFFCEVDDDYIQDDFNLCGLSSLVPYYDYALDLILDVESSHGDMFTEEQNELVESAAEMLYGLIHNRYILTTKGLAAMLEKYKNAEFGRCPRVFCCGQPCLPVGQSDIPRQSTVKIFCPRCEEIYTPRSRYQESIDGAYFGTTFPHLFLLTYKHLKPQKSTQSYIPRVFGFKVHKP; translated from the exons ATGTATAGAGAGAAACGAGGAGGTGGGGGATCGAAAGCggttgcggcggcggcggagataGGCCACGTCGTCGGCGATAGGAAGAGACTGAACGAAGCTTTGGACAAGCACTTGGACCGCTCCTCGCCTTCCACCTCTACAAACGCTACCAGAGGGCTCGCTGTTAAGGATCCTCGTTTGTCCACGTACAATTCCAAGGACTCGCGATCTTCGGCACCGGATAATAACAACAAAGGCTCCGATG TGGAATTTGAAACCGACAGTGAGGAGTCAGATATTAGTGGATCTGATGCTGATGACACACCATGGATAACGTGGTATTGTAATCTACGTGGGAATGAGTTCTTCTGTGAAGTTGATGATGACTACATCCAAGATGACTTTAACCTCTGTGGTCTTAGCAGCCTAGTCCCATATTATGATTATGCACTTGATTTGATTTTGGACGTTGAATCTTCTCATG GTGATATGTTTACAGAAGAACAGAATGAACTAGTTGAATCGGCAGCTGAGATGCTTTATGGCCTAATACATAACCGCTACATATTGACAACCAAAGGACTTGCTGCAATG CTAGAGAAGTACAAAAATGCTGAATTTGGTAGATGCCCAAGAGTTTTCTGCTGtggtcaaccatgcctccctgTTGGTCAGTCAGACATACCTCGACAGAGCACAGTGAAAATTTTTTGCCCTAGGTGTGAAGAAATATACACTCCTAGATCCAGATATCAAGAGA GCATCGATGGAGCCTATTTTGGGACGACATTTCCACACCTTTTCCTGTTGACTTACAAACACCTCAAGCCACAGAAGTCTACACAGAGCTACATCCCTCGGGTATTTGGTTTCAAAGTCCACAAGCCATGA
- the LOC116027173 gene encoding phosphatidylinositol 4-phosphate 5-kinase 5-like: MAQSLSLSHSPTLSSLHHQPSPFEPTIFKSSESSSYPFSLCSCSLPVILATKRITLRLIHHSYHSSWLRVHMKLFVLFSLPTLYLTTTYYWPFFISFLCIVSVFLLVVSLNLALQRVPSIRWLFGRTLCIKFSSPASGSKPLPRVVWSIGSKPKLIKKPDSGCWVQVYNNGDVYEGEFHKGKCSGSGVFYYHLSGRYEGEWIGGKYDGYGIETWAKGRRYRGQYRQGLRHGVGVYRSYTGDVYAGEWCNGQCHGCGVHTCQDGSTYVGEFKSGVKHGLGYYHFRNGDVYAGEYFADKMHGFGVYRFGNGHQYEGAWHEGRRQGFGLYTFRHGETQSGHWQNGVLNGSTSPKIRNGSSITDDHSKLLHAVQEAKRAAEKAINVATVDERVKRAIAAANKAATAARVTAVKATQNQMHPDNNHSGTHCLSLQA; the protein is encoded by the exons ATGGCTCAAAGCTTGAGTCTTTCTCACTCCCCAACTCTGTCATCTCTTCACCACCAGCCCAGTCCTTTTGAACCCACAATTTTTAAGTCATCTGAGTCTTCTTCATACCCATTTTCCCTCTGTTCTTGCTCACTCCCAGTGATTTTAGCCACAAAAAGGATCACTCTTAGGCTCATTCACCACTCTTACCATTCCTCTTGGCTCAGAGTCCATATGAAGCTGTTTGTGCTGTTTTCTTTGCCCACCCTTTACTTGACCACAACTTATTACTGGCCTTTCTTTATTAGCTTTCTTTGCATTGTTTCTGTTTTTCTCCTTGTGGTTTCACTCAATCTAGCCCTGCAGAGGGTCCCCTCAATCCGGTGGCTGTTTGGGAGAACATTGTGCATTAAGTTCTCCTCTCCAGCTTCTGGATCAAAGCCCCTGCCAAGGGTTGTTTGGTCAATTGGGTCTAAGCCTAAATTGATTAAGAAGCCAGATTCAGGTTGTTGGGTGCAGGTTTATAACAATGGGGATGTGTATGAGGGTGAATTCCACAAAGGGAAGTGTTCTGGAAGTGGGGTGTTTTACTACCATTTGAGTGGgaggtatgagggggagtggatTGGTGGGAAATATGATGGATATGGCATCGAAACATGGGCGAAAGGGAGGCGATATCGGGGGCAGTATAGGCAGGGATTGAGGCATGGGGTTGGGGTTTATAGGTCTTATACTGGGGATGTGTATGCTGGGGAGTGGTGTAATGGGCAGTGTCATGGCTGTGGGGTTCATACTTGTCAGGATGGGAGCACCTATGTTGGTGAGTTCAAATCTGGTGTCAAACATGGACTTGGCTATTACCATTTCAG AAACGGTGATGTATATGCAGGAGAATATTTTGCAGACAAGATGCACGGTTTTGGGGTCTATCGGTTTGGGAATGGACATCAATACGAGGGAGCCTGGCACGAGGGAAGAAGGCAAGGTTTTGGGTTGTATACTTTCAGACACGGGGAAACTCAGTCTGGCCACTGGCAAAACGGAGTTCTTAATGGCTCGACTTCTCCTAAAATTCGTAATGGATCTTCCATCACAGACGACCACTCTAAATTGCTTCACGCTGTCCAG GAAGCGAAGCGGGCTGCTGAGAAAGCTATTAACGTGGCAACAGTGGACGAAAGAGTAAAAAGAGCGATTGCAGCAGCTAACAAAGCGGCAACTGCAGCGAGAGTGACAGCCGTGAAGGCAACCCAGAATCAGATGCATCCCGACAATAACCATAGCGGTACCCATTGCCTGAGCCTGCAGGCATAA
- the LOC116026623 gene encoding uncharacterized protein LOC116026623, with the protein MGRKPNDSGPTKWASMALLVMGLISCIVVYTFMSAALSPTGSEKIESLESDSADEGERSDGCCRGIENLELWGPAVKWGADFKLNSSEECCKACKAMCSANSGACLCDTWVFCGNREACGSKFGECWLKKQKDIFTPDRQEAGNKVMWTSGIIFGGGEGIVALETEHGSIRVKLLPECSPRSIVYILDLLASRHCAGCQFHRAESRGEAWDSQGNHVKDASFGPPYALVQGTLEAQGVTFNNIPAEFCPTISRGSVAWIGSGPEFFISLANHEEWRHTYTVFGSVLAEDMEIVEKIAQLPTKPDDWSGVSVSVLEKPVPLRIRRIKRSG; encoded by the exons ATGGGTCGGAAGCCGAACGACTCCGGACCCACCAAATGGGCTTCAATGGCTCTCCTCGTCATGGGGTTGATTTCCTGCATTGTGGTCTATACTTTCATGTCAGCTGCTCTAAGCCCAACGGGCAGCGAAAAGATTGAGTCTTTGGAGTCGGATAGCGCGGATGAAGGTGAAAGGAGTGATGGGTGTTGCAGAGGGATTGAGAATTTGGAGCTTTGGGGGCCTGCTGTGAAGTGGGGTGCCGATTTTAAGCTCAATTCTTCTGAGGAGTGCTGCAAAGCTTGCAAGGCTATGTGTAGCGCCAATTCTGGGGCTTGCTTGTGTGATACCTGGGTGTTCTGTGGAAACAGAGAAGCTTGTGGTTCCAAATTTGGTGAG TGCTGGCTGAAGAAGCAGAAAGATATCTTCACGCCTGATCGTCAGGAAGCAGGAAACAAAGTCATGTGGACCTCCGGCATTATTTTTGGGGGAGGAGAG GGTATTGTTGCCTTGGAAACAGAGCATGGTTCTATTCGAGTAAAG CTTTTGCCTGAATGCTCTCCACGCTCGATTGTCTACATACTAGACTTGCTAGCTTCACGCCACTGTGCAGGCTGCCAATTTCATCGTGCAGAAAGTAGGGGGGAAGCTTGGGATTCACAAGGAAATCACGTCAAAGAT GCTTCCTTCGGTCCTCCATATGCTCTAGTCCAAGGAACTCTCGAGGCCCAGGGCGTGACATTCAACAACATTCCCGCTGAATTCTGCCCGACCATAAGCCGGGGTTCAGTGGCATGGATCGGCTCAGGCCCCGAGTTCTTTATCAGCTTAGCAAACCATGAAGAGTGGAGACATACATATACTGTCTTCGGTTCTGTGCTGGCAGAAGACATGGAGATCGTGGAGAAAATCGCCCAGCTCCCGACTAAGCCCGACGATTGGAGTGGAGTTAGCGTGTCAGTCTTGGAGAAGCCGGTTCCCCTAAGGATTCGACGAATCAAGCGCAGTGGTTGA